One window of Centropristis striata isolate RG_2023a ecotype Rhode Island chromosome 21, C.striata_1.0, whole genome shotgun sequence genomic DNA carries:
- the LOC131959043 gene encoding WD repeat domain phosphoinositide-interacting protein 1-like isoform X2, protein MESQEPQDVPDGPGVYRAFICASFNQDTTSLSVGTKTGYRLFSVTAVDKLDCIHEGECPDVYIVERLFSSSLVVVVSLSMPRRMNVYHFKKGTEICNYSYSNNILSVRLNRQRLVVCLEESIYIHNIKDMKLLKTLLNTPTNPTGLCALSVNHSNSYLAYPGSATIGEITVYDANNLSTLTLIQAHDSPLAALTFNASGTKLASASEKGTVIRVFSVPEGQRLFEFRRGMKRYVSISSLSFSADGQFLCASSNTETVHIFKLEQHSPSQDEESPTWSAYVGKMFTAASTYLPSQVSDMMHQDRAFATVRLNMFGLKNICALATIQKLPRLLVASSDGFLYIYNVDPQDGGECVLVQKHRLFDSSEDQVEEKEEENPEDVSPQPASQSYAATVALPSTPPSSTTLMGYSEDGGAQKGEVIPEHEFAEGPVCLDDENEFPPVGNQSN, encoded by the exons ATGGAGTCCCAGGAGCCCCAGGACGTGCCGGACGGCCCAGGAGTGTACCGAGCCTTCATCTGTGCCTCGTTTAACCAGGACACCAC ttCTCTGTCAGTGGGCACCAAAACTGGCTACCGGCTCTTCTCAGTCACTGCTGTGGACAAACTGGACTGCATCCACGAGGGAG AGTGTCCAGATGTGTATATAGTGGAGCGACTGTTCTCCAGTAGCTTGGTAGTGGTGGTCAGTCTGTCCATGCCACGGCGAATGAACGTCTACCACTTCAAGAAAGGTACAGAGATTTGTAACTACAGCTACTCCAATAACATCCTCTCCGTCAGGCTCAACAGACAG CGGCTGGTGGTGTGCCTGGAGGAGTCGATCTATATCCACAACATCAAAGACATGAAACTACTCAAAACTCTGCTTAACACACCCACCAACCCCACAG GTCTTTGCGCTCTCTCCGTCAACCACAGTAACTCCTACCTTGCGTACCCTGGCAGCGCCACCATTGGAGAGATCACCGTCTATGATGCCAACAACCTG AGCACTCTGACGCTGATCCAAGCCCATGACAGTCCCTTGGCAGCCCTCACCTTCAATGCCTCTGGTACCAAACTGGCCAGTGCTTCAGAGAAG GGCACCGTTATCAGAGTCTTCAGCGTTCCTGAAGGACAGAGACTGTTTGAATTCCGCAGAGGGATGAAAAG atATGTTAGCATCAGTTCATTGTCCTTCAGCGCGGACGGCCAGTTCCTGTGTGCCTCCAGCAACACTGAGACAGTCCATATCTTTAAACTGGAGCAGCACAGCCCAAg TCAAGATGAGGAGTCTCCCACATGGTCAGCATATGTGGGTAAAATGTTCACAGCAGCCAGCACCTACCTGCCCAGCCAGGTGTCCGACATGATGCATCAGGACAGAGCGTTCGCCACAGTGCGGCTCAACATGTTCGGCCTGAAGAACATCTGCGCCCTGGCTAC GATTCAGAAGCTCCCTCGCCTGCTGGTGGCATCCTCAGACGGATTTCTCTACATCTATAATGTGGATCCCCAGGATGGAGGCGAATGCGTCCTGGTCCAAAAACATAG GCTGTTTGACTCCAGTGAGGATCAGGTggaagagaaggaagaggagaatCCAGAGGATGTTTCTccccagccagccagccaatcATACGCTGCCACTGTAGCCCTTCCTTCAACCCCGCCCTCCTCCACCACTCTCATGG GTTACTCTGAGGATGGTGGAGCCCAGAAGGGTGAGGTCATCCCAGAGCATGAGTTCGCCGAGGGGCCTGTCTGTCTGGATGACGAGAACGAGTTCCCTCCAGTCGGCAACCAGAGTAACTGA
- the LOC131959043 gene encoding WD repeat domain phosphoinositide-interacting protein 1-like isoform X1 — protein MESQEPQDVPDGPGVYRAFICASFNQDTTSLSVGTKTGYRLFSVTAVDKLDCIHEGVECPDVYIVERLFSSSLVVVVSLSMPRRMNVYHFKKGTEICNYSYSNNILSVRLNRQRLVVCLEESIYIHNIKDMKLLKTLLNTPTNPTGLCALSVNHSNSYLAYPGSATIGEITVYDANNLSTLTLIQAHDSPLAALTFNASGTKLASASEKGTVIRVFSVPEGQRLFEFRRGMKRYVSISSLSFSADGQFLCASSNTETVHIFKLEQHSPSQDEESPTWSAYVGKMFTAASTYLPSQVSDMMHQDRAFATVRLNMFGLKNICALATIQKLPRLLVASSDGFLYIYNVDPQDGGECVLVQKHRLFDSSEDQVEEKEEENPEDVSPQPASQSYAATVALPSTPPSSTTLMGYSEDGGAQKGEVIPEHEFAEGPVCLDDENEFPPVGNQSN, from the exons ATGGAGTCCCAGGAGCCCCAGGACGTGCCGGACGGCCCAGGAGTGTACCGAGCCTTCATCTGTGCCTCGTTTAACCAGGACACCAC ttCTCTGTCAGTGGGCACCAAAACTGGCTACCGGCTCTTCTCAGTCACTGCTGTGGACAAACTGGACTGCATCCACGAGGGAG TAGAGTGTCCAGATGTGTATATAGTGGAGCGACTGTTCTCCAGTAGCTTGGTAGTGGTGGTCAGTCTGTCCATGCCACGGCGAATGAACGTCTACCACTTCAAGAAAGGTACAGAGATTTGTAACTACAGCTACTCCAATAACATCCTCTCCGTCAGGCTCAACAGACAG CGGCTGGTGGTGTGCCTGGAGGAGTCGATCTATATCCACAACATCAAAGACATGAAACTACTCAAAACTCTGCTTAACACACCCACCAACCCCACAG GTCTTTGCGCTCTCTCCGTCAACCACAGTAACTCCTACCTTGCGTACCCTGGCAGCGCCACCATTGGAGAGATCACCGTCTATGATGCCAACAACCTG AGCACTCTGACGCTGATCCAAGCCCATGACAGTCCCTTGGCAGCCCTCACCTTCAATGCCTCTGGTACCAAACTGGCCAGTGCTTCAGAGAAG GGCACCGTTATCAGAGTCTTCAGCGTTCCTGAAGGACAGAGACTGTTTGAATTCCGCAGAGGGATGAAAAG atATGTTAGCATCAGTTCATTGTCCTTCAGCGCGGACGGCCAGTTCCTGTGTGCCTCCAGCAACACTGAGACAGTCCATATCTTTAAACTGGAGCAGCACAGCCCAAg TCAAGATGAGGAGTCTCCCACATGGTCAGCATATGTGGGTAAAATGTTCACAGCAGCCAGCACCTACCTGCCCAGCCAGGTGTCCGACATGATGCATCAGGACAGAGCGTTCGCCACAGTGCGGCTCAACATGTTCGGCCTGAAGAACATCTGCGCCCTGGCTAC GATTCAGAAGCTCCCTCGCCTGCTGGTGGCATCCTCAGACGGATTTCTCTACATCTATAATGTGGATCCCCAGGATGGAGGCGAATGCGTCCTGGTCCAAAAACATAG GCTGTTTGACTCCAGTGAGGATCAGGTggaagagaaggaagaggagaatCCAGAGGATGTTTCTccccagccagccagccaatcATACGCTGCCACTGTAGCCCTTCCTTCAACCCCGCCCTCCTCCACCACTCTCATGG GTTACTCTGAGGATGGTGGAGCCCAGAAGGGTGAGGTCATCCCAGAGCATGAGTTCGCCGAGGGGCCTGTCTGTCTGGATGACGAGAACGAGTTCCCTCCAGTCGGCAACCAGAGTAACTGA
- the LOC131959439 gene encoding cAMP-dependent protein kinase type I-alpha regulatory subunit — translation MASGSTSSEEERSLRECEQYVQKHNIQQLLKDCIVQLCTSRPDRPMAFLREYFERLEKEEAKQIQNQQKASSSRSDSRDEEVSPPMNPVVKGRRRRGAFSAEVYTEEDAASYVRKVIPKDYKTMAALAKAIEKNVLFSHLDDNERSDIFDAMFPVTYIAGETVILQGDEGDNFYVIDQGEMDVYVNNEWVTSIGEGGSFGELALIYGTPRAATVRAKTNVKLWGIDRDSYRRILMGSTLRKRKMYEEFLRKVSILESLDKWERLTVADALEPVQFEDGQKIVVQGEPGDEFFIILEGSAAVLQRRSENEEFVEVGRLGPSDYFGEIALLMNRPRAATVVARGPLKCVKLDRPRFERVLGPCSDILKRNIQQYNSFVSLSV, via the exons ATGGCATCTGGAAGTACGAGCAGCGAGGAGGAGCGGAGCCTGAGGGAGTGCGAGCAGTACGTGcagaaacacaacattcaaCAGCTGCTGAAGGACTGCATTGTCCAGCTGTGCACCTCCAGGCCGGACAGGCCCATGGCCTTCCTCAGGGAGTACTTTGAGAGGCTGGAGaag GAGGAGGCCAAGCAGATTCAGAACCAGCAGAAGGCCAGCAGTTCCCGTTCAGACTCCCGTGATGAGGAGGTGTCTCCACCCATGAACCCTGTGGTAAAGGGCCGCCGGCGGAGAGGAGCCTTCAGCGCAGAGGTCTACACAGAGGAGGATGCAGCCTCATACGTCAGAAAG gtcATTCCAAAAGACTACAAGACGATGGCAGCCTTGGCCAAAGCTATTGAAAAGAACGTTCTCTTCTCACACCTGGACGACAATGAGAGGAG CGACATATTTGATGCAATGTTTCCAGTCACCTACATTGCTGGGGAAACCGTCATTCTGCAGG GTGACGAAGGTGACAACTTCTATGTTATTGACCAAGGGGAGATGGAC GTGTATGTGAACAATGAGTGGGTGACCAGCATCGGGGAGGGAGGCAGCTTCGGAGAGCTGGCCCTCATATACGGCACCCCGAGGGCGGCCACAGTTAGAGCCAAGACCAACGTCAAGCTGTGGGGCATCGACAGAGACAGCTACAGGAGAATACTTATG GGAAGCACTTTGAGAAAGAGGAAGATGTACGAGGAATTCCTCAGGAAAGTGTCCATTTTAG AGTCTCTTGACAAATGGGAGCGTCTGACAGTCGCTGATGCCTTGGAGCCCGTCCAGTTTGAGGACGGACAGAAGATTGTTGTGCAGGGAGAGCCTGGAGATGAGTTCTTCATCATCTTGGAG ggTTCTGCAGCTGTGTTGCAGCGTCGCTCAGAGAACGAAGAGTTTGTGGAAGTGGGGAGGTTAGGACCCTCTGACTACTTTG GTGAGATTGCTCTGCTGATGAACCGTCCCCGCGCCGCCACCGTGGTCGCCCGCGGCCCCCTGAAGTGCGTCAAGCTCGACCGGCCTCGCTTCGAGCGCGTCCTGGGTCCCTGTTCAGACATTCTCAAACGTAACATCCAACAGTACAACAGCTTCGTCTCGCTGTCTGtctga